Proteins from one Cicer arietinum cultivar CDC Frontier isolate Library 1 chromosome 3, Cicar.CDCFrontier_v2.0, whole genome shotgun sequence genomic window:
- the LOC140919835 gene encoding uncharacterized protein, protein MTRGHDSLVTRVPLLLLMLLLRLCDMLRFHLPISKPPCDVIFDSRDTVVKWAKEIGIKNKVTVIIRRSDIETEKYRSIARERVESAHWKLKLMLENSMGDLCKCWEAMNNMIRLQHKRIRASFQKSFYDEEHEHRNPFYQRLNTFVSTEAQRRIAEEYDKVEWVGTDKSICGCSLRRTYGLPCACELGQYKLMGEPIPLDSVHIQWRKLNMECELTQDTEDGSELDMSTEMNALWKRFRSLDVIGKRVLKSKVRELAFPSTSSICPPPEKVKTKGRVKKSKGMKPDGYDVYRDPSYFEHVNATYGEDIGSQPSQSKKRQASQSKKHPSQSSHSSKNLLLTQFPDIIQPYIDDIFDVAADGNCGFRAIALLLGFGEECWSLVRKRLDQEIVSHVTPYDRLFTGRIKEVRDSLMISGLGVQPMDKWLSMPDMGYVIATTYNIILVTFGLTFSMTFFPMRGSHSGSTKNDRICCIGFVNGNHWVPLKMKDGFPMPDIAPGWKQYRTNEATSWAIAYTGRLQHWGYLLGRLSRVTQNPPTEPVEAMSLDEP, encoded by the exons ATGACACGTGGACATGACTCTCTCGTGACACGTGTACCATTGCTCCTGCTGATGCTTCTCTTACGGTTGTGTGACATGTTAAGGTTCCATCTTCCAATTTCCAAACCTCCATGTGATGTG atatttgattcaaGGGATACTGTTGTGAAATGGGCAAAAGaaattggtataaaaaataaagttaccgTTATTATCAGAAGATCAGATATAGAGACGG agaAGTATCGTTCGATTGCGcgtgagag ggTTGAGTCAGCTCACtggaaactgaagttaatgttagaaaatagcatgggtgatttgtgtaaatgttgggaggctatgaacaacatgataaggttacaacataaaagaatcagagcctcgtttcaaaaaagtttttatgatgaagagcatgAGCACAGAAATCCATTTTATCAGAGATTGAATACATTTGTATCAACAGAAGCTCAAAGACGTATTGCTGAAGAATACGACAAAGTTGAGTGGGTGGGTACTGACAAATCTATATGTGGGTGTTCTCTGAGAAGGACATACGGATTACCTTGTGCTTGTGAATTgggacaatataaattaatgggtgaaccaattcctctagattctgtgcatattcaatggagaaaattaaacATGGAATGTGAACTCACTCAAGACACAGAAGATGGATCAGAGTTGGATATGTCTACTGAGATGAATGCCTTATGGAAACGCTTTCGATCACTTGATGTTATTGGGAAACGAGTGTTGAAGAGTAAAGTGCGTGAACTTGCTTTTCCAAGTACAAGTTCAATATGTCCACCACCTGAAAAAGTCAAAACCAAAGGAAGAGTGAAGAAGAGTAAGGGTATGAAGCCAGatggatatgatgtatatcgagacccttcttactttgagcatgttaatgcaacatatggTGAAGATATTGGTTCCCAACCCTCTCaatcaaagaagagacaagcctctcaatcaaagaaacacCCCTCTCAGTCatctcattcttcaaaaaatttgttattgacACAATTTCCTGATATTATTCAGCcatacattgatgacatatttgacgtggcagctgatggaaattgtggttTTCGCGCTATTGCATTATTGCTTGGTTTCGGTGAAGAGTGTTGGTCTTTGGTCCGCAAGAGATTGGATCAAGAGATTGTTTCTCATGTAACTCCATATGATAGATTGTTCACAGGACGCATTAAAGAAGTAAGAGATTCGTTGATGATATCCGGCTTAGGTGTTCAACCCATGGATAAATGGTTGTCCATgcctgatatgggttacgtgatagcgacaacatataatattattcttgtcaCGTTCGGTCTGACATTTTCAATGACTTTCTTTCCTATGAGGGGTTCACATTCCggatcgacaaaaaatgatcgcatttgttgtattggttttgttaatgGAAATCACTGGGTTCcg ttAAAGATGAAAGATGGATTTCCAATGCCAGACATTGCACCAGGTTGGAAGCAATATCGTACCAATGAAGCAACTTCTTGGGCAATAGCATACACAGGCCGTCTACAACACTGGGGGTATTTATTAGGCCGGTTGTCACGTGTTACCCAAAATCCACCTACGGAACCCGTAGAGGCAATGTCTTTAGATGAaccttaa
- the LOC101489270 gene encoding PAN domain-containing protein At5g03700 — MKLFFPFLFFVLLFNYFAFSESDVGVGYKFMVVVPMKYDVGFIGSGFFMETNETEPNFRVALSIEGVNGKYSCSLRVFVGDVKVWDSGHYSKFYVTEKCLVEFTMDGDLRLKGPNEKVGWKTGTSEQGVKRLQILKTGNLVLLDELNNIKWQSFNFPTDVMLRSQQLDIATRLTSSRTNSSLFYSFEIENNKVALYVNSGKLKYSYWEFQPSMNRSITYIKLSSKGLLFFDVKYKKIAQIPSQSIHPIKFLALKNETGNFGLYYYSSEKSKFEASFQALNRTCDLPISCKPYGICTFSNTCSCIQLFTNDDRKGSSSDCNEGFSGGFCGGIEAEMLEIDNVNSVLKGVTEIINVSRGTCSDLCLQDCKCAAALYIRNASAAAAECYLYRLVLGLKQVDEGTGFSYMVKVPKGSGRYDEKHNVKRWIFVVVGVFDGFIILILVGGFGYWLIKRRSHSLNS, encoded by the exons ATGAAGCTTTTTTTccctttccttttctttgttCTTCTGTTCAATTATTTTGCATTTTCTGAATCTGATGTTGGTGTTGGATACAAATTTATGGTTGTAGTTCCTATGAAGTATGATGTTGGTTTCATAGGAAGTGGTTTTTTTATGGAGACTAATGAGACAGAACCAAATTTCAGAGTTGCATTGAGCATTGAAGGTGTTAATGGGAAATATTCATGCTCATTGCGAGTTTTTGTTGGTGATGTTAAGGTTTGGGATTCTGGTCATTACTCCAAGTTTTATGTTACTGAGAAATGCTTGGTAGAGTTTACTATGGATGGTGATTTAAGGCTTAAAGGTCCTAATGAAAAAGTTGGATGGAAAACTGGGACTTCAGAACAAGGTGTGAAG AGATTACAAATCCTGAAGACAGGCAACCTTGTGCTTTTAGATGAACTCAACAATATAAAATGGCAAAGTTTCAACTTTCCAACTGATGTAATGCTCAGAAGCCAGCAACTCGACATCGCAACTCGATTGACATCGTCGCGAACCAACTCAAGCTTGTTCTActcttttgaaattgaaaacaaTAAGGTTGCTCTATATGTGAACTCTGGTAAGTTGAAATATTCTTATTGGGAATTTCAACCTTCTATGAATAGAAGTATTACATATATTAAGCTAAGTTCAAAAGGGTTGTTATTTTTTGATGTCAAGTACAAGAAAATAGCACAAATTCCATCTCAAAGTATTCATCCAATAAAGTTTTTAGCACTGAAAAATGAAACAGGAAATTTTGGACTTTATTACTACTCATCTGAGAAATCAAAGTTTGAGGCTTCATTTCAAGCACTTAACagaacatgtgatcttccaatTTCTTGTAAACCTTATGGTATATGTACATTTTCCAATACATGTTCATGCATTCAGCTTTTTACAAATGATGACAGAAAGGGTAGTAGTTCTGATTGTAATGAAGGATTTTCTGGAGGGTTTTGTGGCGGTATAGAAGCAGAAATGTTGGAAATTGATAATGTAAATAGTGTGCTCAAAGGTGTTACTGAAATCATCAATGTTAGCCGTGGAACGTGCTCTGATTTATGCTTACAGGACTGTAAATGTGCTGCTGCTTTGTATATTAGGAACGCGAGCGCGGCCGCGGCCGAATGTTATCTTTATAGACTAGTCCTTGGTCTCAAACAGGTAGATGAAGGAACAGGATTTAGTTATATGGTTAAAGTTCCAAAGGGAAGTGGTAGATATGATGAGAAGCATAATGTGAAAAGATGGATATTTGTAGTAGTAGGAGTTTTTGAtggttttattattttgattcttGTTGGAGGTTTTGGTTATTGGTTGATCAAAAGGAGAAGTCATAGCTTGAATTCATGA
- the LOC101489590 gene encoding transcription factor SCREAM2-like: MGSRDQQLRQLRDVTSSSAMNKASIIVDASKYIKVLKQKVEGLNSELGAVESSTPQIEDDQPMVTVKTLEKGFLINVLIEKNSPGMLTSILEAFEDLGLDVLDARVSCEDTFKLEAFGGDSHKVDSIDAQVVKQAVLQAIKNTD; encoded by the exons ATGGGTTCAAGGGATCAACAACTTCGACAACTTCGAGATGTCACAAGCTCTAGTGCT ATGAACAAAGCCTCAATTATTGTAGACGCCTCCAAATACATAAAAGTGTTGAAACAAAAAGTGGAGGGACTAAACTCAGAGTTAGGAGCAGTTGAGTCATCAACCCCTCAAATAGAGGACGACCAACCTAtg GTGACTGTGAAAACCCTAGAAAAGGGTTTCCTAATTAATGTCCTTATAGAAAAGAATAGTCCTGGTATGCTGACATCAATACTTGAAGCTTTTGAAGATCTGGGACTTGATGTGCTTGATGCTAGGGTTTCTTGTGAAGACACTTTCAAGCTAGAAGCTTTTGGAGGAGAT AGTCACAAGGTCGACAGTATCGACGCGCAAGTGGTGAAGCAAGCTGTGTTGCAAGCTATCAAGAACACGGactaa